A single Lolium perenne isolate Kyuss_39 chromosome 6, Kyuss_2.0, whole genome shotgun sequence DNA region contains:
- the LOC127307487 gene encoding uncharacterized protein isoform X1 gives MYMLKLLMDPMLNCFYPEYKRIFCLDYVAFRLENAGLVHIPCPVDKQWILIVANFIDKSFDVLNPDNSIEKFSSVVNTVIFNFKQLFVQSYPGCFKFSIRDFSVKYVHVPKHNFRLTFKLFARKLQPSW, from the exons ATGTACATGCTG AAATTGCTAATGGATCCAATGTTGAATTGTTTTTATCCTGAGTACAAAAGGATTTTTTGCCTTGACTATGTTGCCTTCCGATTGGAAAATGCAGGACTG GTGCACATTCCTTGCCCAGTAGATAAACAATGGATACTGATTGTTGCCAATTTCATTGACAAGTCATTCGACGTACTCAATCCAGACAACTCAATTGAAAAATTCTCATCAGTAGTAAACACTGTAATATTCAACTTCAAGCAATTGTTTGTGCAAAGTTATCCTGGTTGTTTCAAATTCAGCATACGGGATTTCAGTGTCAAATATGTTCACGTGCCTAAACACAATTTCAG GTTGACGTTCAAGCTATTCGCGAGAAAGTTACAACCCAGTTGGTGA
- the LOC127307487 gene encoding uncharacterized protein isoform X3, with product MYMLKLLMDPMLNCFYPEYKRIFCLDYVAFRLENAGLVDVQAIREKVTTQLVINIHNELQVPLARQFIAKHVPHLLH from the exons ATGTACATGCTG AAATTGCTAATGGATCCAATGTTGAATTGTTTTTATCCTGAGTACAAAAGGATTTTTTGCCTTGACTATGTTGCCTTCCGATTGGAAAATGCAGGACTG GTTGACGTTCAAGCTATTCGCGAGAAAGTTACAACCCAGTTGGTGATAAACATCCATAACGAGCTACAGGTGCCATTAGCTAGACAGTTCATTGCGAAACAT GTTCCACACCTTCTTCATTAA
- the LOC127307487 gene encoding uncharacterized protein isoform X2 — protein MYMLKLLMDPMLNCFYPEYKRIFCLDYVAFRLENAGLVHIPCPVDKQWILIVANFIDKSFDVLNPDNSIEKFSSVVNTVIFNFKQLFVQSYPGCFKFSIRDFSVKYVHVPKHNFSTLDGITELK, from the exons ATGTACATGCTG AAATTGCTAATGGATCCAATGTTGAATTGTTTTTATCCTGAGTACAAAAGGATTTTTTGCCTTGACTATGTTGCCTTCCGATTGGAAAATGCAGGACTG GTGCACATTCCTTGCCCAGTAGATAAACAATGGATACTGATTGTTGCCAATTTCATTGACAAGTCATTCGACGTACTCAATCCAGACAACTCAATTGAAAAATTCTCATCAGTAGTAAACACTGTAATATTCAACTTCAAGCAATTGTTTGTGCAAAGTTATCCTGGTTGTTTCAAATTCAGCATACGGGATTTCAGTGTCAAATATGTTCACGTGCCTAAACACAATTTCAG TACATTAGATGGTATAACGGAGTTGAAGTAA
- the LOC127309554 gene encoding aspartate--tRNA ligase 2, cytoplasmic: protein MSPPPPPASPSTEELEADLSAATISKKQLNKEARKAAKPAKAEKAGKKAEKFEAVEADPFAANYGYHEIQSKGISGRSWTDVGDLDEAAAGRSVLVRGFAERFRPVSNKMTFIVLRRQMSTVQCVLVANADAGVSTQMVRFATSLSRESVIDVEGVVSVPKEPLKSTTQQVEIQVRKVYCISEAIAALPFNLEDAARSEAEFEKAEQEGEKLVRVCQDTGLTYRVVELRTATNQATFRIKSEVEMIFREYLYSKSFIGVHSPKLISGSSEGGAAVFELQYHGQPACLAQSPQLYKQMYISGGFGRVFEVGSIFRAENSNTHRHLCEFTGLDAEMEINEHYFEVCDIIDGLFVAIFKHLNENCKNLLEIINKQYPFEPLKYLEKTLKITYEEGIQMLKDAGTEIEPMSDLNTEAEKKLGRLVKEKYGTEFFILYRYPLAVRPFYTMPCYEDPAYSNSFDVFIRGEEIISGAQRIHTHELLRKRAIECGIDTSTISSYIESFSYGVPPHGGFGVGLERVVMLFCALNNIRKTSLFPRDPQRLTP, encoded by the exons atgtcgcctccgcctccaccggcgTCCCCCTCCACGGAGGAGCTCGAGGCCGATCTCTCCGCCGCCACGATCAGCAAGAAGCAGCTCAACAAGGAGGCCCGGAAGGCCGCAAAGCCTGCCAAGGCTGAAAAGGCAGGGAAGAAGGCCGAAAAGTTTGAGGCGGTAGAAGCTGATCCCTTCGCGGCCAACTACGGCTACCATGAGATCCAGTCCAAGGGCATCTCCGGCCGGTCCTGGACCGACGTCGGCGACCTCGACGAGGCCGCGGCGGGCCGCTCCGTGCTGGTCCGCGGATTTGCGGAGAGGTTCCGCCCGGTCAGCAATAAGATGACCTTCATCGTGCTGCGCCGGCAGATGAGCACCGTGCAGTGCGTGCTCGTCGCGAACGCCGACGCCGGCGTCAGCACGCAGATGGTGCGGTTCGCCACCTCCCTCAGCAGGGAGAGCGTCATTGACGTCGAGGGCGTCGTCTCTGTCCCCAAGGAGCCCCTCAAGTCTACGACACAGCAG GTGGAGATTCAGGTCAGGAAGGTCTACTGCATCAGCGAGGCGATCGCCGCACTTCCATTCAACCTCGAGGATGCAGCCCGTAGTGAAGCAGAATTTGAGAAGGCTGAGCAG GAAGGGGAGAAGCTGGTGCGTGTTTGCCAGGACACAGGGTTGACCTATCGAGTTGTCGAGCTGCGGACAGCCACGAACCAGGCAACCTTCCGTATCAAATCCGAAGTTGAAATG ATATTCAGAGAATATTTATACTCAAAGAGTTTTATTGGGGTCCACTCTCCCAAGTTGATTTCTGGATCAAGTGAAGGCGGTGCAGCTGTATTCGAGCTACAGTACCATGGCCAGCCTGCTTGTTTAGCCCAATCTCCTCAGTTATACAAGCAGATGTATATTTCTGGTGGGTTTGGCCGTGTGTTTGAGGTTGGTTCCATATTTAGAGCAGAGAATTCAAACACCCACAGGCATCTGTGCGAGTTTACTGGACTAGATGCAGAAATGGAGATTAATGAGCATTACTTTGAG GTTTGTGATATTATAGACGGCTTATTCGTAGCAATATTCAAACACTTGAATGAAAATTGTAAGAATCTACTCGAGATAATAAACAAGCAGTATCCatttgaaccactcaag TACCTTGAGAAAACCTTGAAGATAACATACGAGGAAGGGATTCAAATGCTGAAG GACGCTGGAACTGAAATCGAACCTATGAGTGACCTCAACACTGAAGCTGAGAAAAAACTTGGTCGGCTTGTTAAGGAGAA GTATGGCACAGAATTTTTCATCCTCTATCGGTATCCTTTGGCCGTGCGCCCTTTCTACACCATGCCTTGCTATGAGGACCCTGCTTACAGCAACTCTTTcgatgtcttcatccgag GCGAGGAAATCATTTCTGGAGCTCAAAGAATTCACACGCATGAGTTGCTGAGGAAACGTGCAATCGAGTGTGGAATTGATACGAGTACTATATCATCATACATTGAATCATTCAG TTATGGTGTTCCTCCTCATGGCGGTTTTGGTGTCGGGTTAGAGAGAGTGGTGATGCTTTTCTGCGCGCTTAACAACATCAGGAAGACATCGCTTTTCCCTCGCGACCCGCAAAGGCTCACGCCATAA